In one Rutidosis leptorrhynchoides isolate AG116_Rl617_1_P2 chromosome 8, CSIRO_AGI_Rlap_v1, whole genome shotgun sequence genomic region, the following are encoded:
- the LOC139863924 gene encoding uncharacterized protein encodes MGQCCVWFICISLFDRFAFFRIKTRRRTSNGERNNDDEITARIQTAVKERMSALREEFEKGFLKPRGNGEKEFSYKNFRVTKPSMYYGDPDPLVSTGWISDVEGCFRTSECPLDKKKRLATSLLQGSARNWLDGKIDIVGEEPFMRLSWDDSKKEFFEEFRTQADLTRIHDELRSLRRSSMDLNTLRATFLSKAQFCPEYTDNGRLLMEDFRNTLNDDLPRKISIGQVDSFAKLFSVAKGFESYTSTRVGDTSGERRVKLYGAPSKKARSAIESTGSGRKGVSDTSASRCFNCGERGHEC; translated from the coding sequence atggggcagtgttgTGTGTGGTTTATTTGCATTTCGTTATTTGATcgatttgcattctttagaataaaGACGAGAAGAAGGACTTCGAATGGAGAACGAAATAACGATGATGAGATTACGGCTAGGATTCAAACCGCGGTCAAGGAGCGGATGAGTGCGCTCCGAGAAGAGTTCGAAAAGGGGTTCCTCAAACCTCGAGGTAATGGTGaaaaggagtttagttacaagaACTTCAGAGTGACTAAACCTTCCATGTACTACGGAGATCCCGATCCGTTAGTAAGTACCGGttggatctcagatgtcgaagggtgttttcgtacaagTGAATGTCCTCTGGACAAGAAAAAgagacttgctactagtttgttacaGGGTAGTGCAAggaattggttggatggtaagattgatatcgtTGGTGAAGAACCATTCATGAGGTTGTCATGGGACGATtctaagaaggaattctttgaggagttccggacgcaaGCCGATTTGACACGGATACATGATGAGTTGCGAAGTTTGCGACGAAGttctatggacctaaatactcttagGGCTACCTTTTTGTCTAAGGCTCAATTTTGCCCCGAGTATACTGATAACGGtaggttgttgatggaggattttcgtaatactttgaatgatgatttgcCCAGGAAGATTAGCATTGGACAAGTTGACTCTTTTGCTAAGTTATTTTCCGTGGCTAAGGGTTTTGAATCATATACTTCTACAAGGGTTGGTGATACTTCGGGTGAGAGAAGGGTTAAATTGTATGGCGCTCCGAGCAAGAAAGCTAGAAGTGCTATTGAGAGCACGGGTAGCGGGAGGAAAGGAGTTTCGGATACTAGCGcatctagatgtttcaattgtggagaAAGGGGGCACGAGTGTTGA